From a region of the Marinomonas mediterranea MMB-1 genome:
- a CDS encoding aminoacyl-histidine dipeptidase → MNEHLADLEPSIVWRHFQTLCNTPRPSYKEAALRDKLIRWAESKQLATYVDPVGNLIIRKPATRGMEDREGVVLQGHLDMVAQKDANIEHNFEYDPIKTQIIDGWVHAIGTTLGADNGIGVAAALAVLDSEEIEHGPIEALFTIEEESSLRGALQLEEGILQGKILLNLDSEDRGDVYIGCAGGVDINVKKAFNAKTVVDDQIGVTLRIDGLKGGHSGLDIHKGRASANVLLIRVLNALQDQFELSLTSFNGGTLRNAIARDAIAMLNVNHLVFAEIEAALESLLNDIKNEYSQVEPDLRIKLSVGSPAETALDKDDQIALLASLNCAPHGVMRMSIELEGVTETSCNLGVINLEADNSGKLIFSSCLLTRSLIDSAFENIANKAKSAFLLCGADVSFDNGYPGWKPDAGARLLTQFLKVHKESMGYDANVKVIHAGLECGIIGAKYPGMEMVSFGPNIRGAHSPSEKLEIRSVADFWVLLKSLLAMTSIK, encoded by the coding sequence ATGAACGAGCACCTCGCGGATTTAGAGCCAAGTATCGTGTGGCGTCATTTTCAAACTCTGTGCAATACGCCACGCCCGTCATACAAAGAAGCGGCGCTGAGAGATAAGCTGATTCGCTGGGCGGAATCCAAACAGCTTGCGACCTACGTCGATCCTGTGGGGAACTTGATTATACGAAAGCCAGCGACGCGCGGGATGGAGGATCGTGAGGGCGTTGTCTTACAAGGTCATTTGGATATGGTGGCGCAAAAAGACGCGAACATCGAACATAACTTCGAGTACGACCCAATCAAAACTCAGATTATAGACGGTTGGGTGCATGCAATAGGAACGACCTTAGGGGCTGATAATGGGATCGGCGTCGCAGCGGCGTTGGCGGTGTTGGATTCTGAGGAGATTGAGCACGGGCCTATTGAAGCCTTATTTACGATTGAAGAAGAGTCGAGTCTTCGTGGCGCATTGCAATTAGAAGAGGGCATTCTTCAAGGAAAAATCTTACTGAACCTTGACTCTGAAGACCGAGGCGATGTCTATATTGGTTGCGCTGGGGGTGTTGATATCAATGTGAAAAAAGCCTTTAACGCAAAGACGGTTGTTGATGACCAAATAGGCGTGACACTCCGTATTGACGGTCTTAAAGGCGGACATTCTGGATTGGACATCCATAAAGGCCGTGCCAGCGCGAATGTGTTGCTGATTAGAGTGTTAAACGCATTGCAGGATCAATTTGAACTGTCTCTCACGTCGTTCAATGGGGGAACACTGCGTAATGCGATTGCTCGCGATGCAATCGCTATGCTTAATGTGAATCATCTTGTGTTTGCTGAGATCGAAGCCGCATTAGAAAGCCTTTTGAATGACATTAAAAACGAATATTCGCAGGTTGAGCCAGATTTACGTATTAAATTGAGCGTTGGTAGCCCTGCTGAGACTGCGCTTGATAAAGATGATCAGATCGCCTTGCTAGCCTCACTTAATTGCGCTCCTCATGGTGTCATGCGAATGAGCATTGAATTGGAAGGTGTGACAGAAACATCCTGCAACTTGGGTGTCATTAATCTTGAAGCGGATAACAGCGGCAAGTTAATTTTTAGTTCATGTTTGCTAACCCGTTCCCTAATTGATTCTGCGTTTGAAAACATTGCGAATAAAGCCAAAAGTGCCTTTCTTTTATGCGGTGCGGATGTATCGTTTGACAATGGCTATCCGGGGTGGAAGCCGGATGCAGGTGCACGTTTATTAACGCAATTTCTAAAGGTTCATAAAGAGTCGATGGGGTACGATGCCAACGTCAAGGTCATACATGCCGGATTAGAATGCGGCATTATCGGCGCGAAATACCCGGGCATGGAAATGGTGTCGTTTGGTCCGAATATTCGCGGAGCGCACTCACCGTCTGAAAAATTGGAAATCCGTTCTGTCGCAGATTTCTGGGTGTTATTGAAGTCTCTCTTAGCGATGACATCGATTAAGTAA
- a CDS encoding alpha/beta fold hydrolase: protein MKITKSVNRKLYCLPGTMCDERLWRELESHIAVGTELVHIDIPMEPSLNAMMDKLATVLPDEPIELVGFSLGGYLASYFTVYHPHRISTLYMISNSAQALPDSELAQRKQALNWVSKSGYQGVPVKKAESMLGARNRRKRSMVQQIMSMAEEMGEKAFVTQLDATMDRPCLIDALSATRVPIKAFVGMEDNLISMRQIRKLSQVENLNIYLTSDCGHMLPMEQPKWLASHLNNLLIHSGL, encoded by the coding sequence ATGAAAATTACTAAGTCTGTAAACAGGAAACTCTACTGCTTGCCTGGCACCATGTGCGACGAGCGCCTTTGGCGTGAACTTGAAAGTCACATTGCAGTAGGTACGGAGCTCGTCCATATCGATATTCCAATGGAGCCAAGCTTAAATGCGATGATGGATAAGCTGGCAACGGTTTTACCCGACGAGCCTATTGAGCTTGTGGGTTTTTCACTAGGAGGCTATTTAGCGAGTTATTTTACGGTTTATCATCCGCACCGTATTTCTACCCTCTATATGATCTCAAACAGTGCCCAAGCGCTGCCTGATAGTGAGCTTGCTCAAAGGAAGCAGGCATTGAATTGGGTGTCTAAAAGTGGCTATCAGGGCGTGCCCGTAAAGAAAGCGGAATCCATGCTTGGTGCTAGAAATAGGCGTAAAAGAAGCATGGTGCAACAAATTATGTCAATGGCGGAAGAAATGGGCGAGAAGGCATTTGTCACTCAGCTTGATGCGACCATGGATCGTCCATGCCTGATCGATGCTCTAAGTGCAACGCGTGTCCCAATTAAGGCGTTCGTTGGCATGGAAGATAATCTCATTTCTATGCGACAGATTCGAAAGCTATCACAAGTTGAAAATTTGAATATCTATTTAACGTCTGATTGTGGTCATATGTTGCCAATGGAACAGCCCAAATGGTTGGCTTCTCACCTCAATAACTTACTTATTCATTCAGGTCTGTAA
- the htpG gene encoding molecular chaperone HtpG: MATETQKETLGFQTEVKQLLHLMIHSLYSNKEIFLRELISNASDAVDKLRFESVSNADLLSEDPNLRVRLEFDNEAGTVIIDDNGIGMNRDDAINNLGTIAKSGTAQFLEQLSGDQKKDSQLIGQFGVGFYSAFIVADKVTVETRKAGAATDEAVRWESSGDGDFTIEAIEKETRGTRITLHLKADEKDFADNYRLRSLVTKYSDHISIPVEMEKVVYPEMDEEGNPKPVDENQAVEFEAVNSAKALWTRARSEVSDEEYSEFYKHVSHDFQDPIKWSHNKVEGKLEYTSLLYVPSKAPHDLWNRDMQRGLKLYVQRVFIMDEAEAFLPPYMRFVKGVVDSNDLSLNVSREILQNDKAVDSMRSALTKRVLDMLSKMAKNESEKYQTFWDEFGNVLKEGPADDFGNKDKIAQLLRFSTTHTDKAEQTESLAGYVERMSEGQDKIYYIYAENHNTAKNSPHLEILRKKGFEVLLLSDRIDEWMMSSLQEFDGKKFQDVTKGKLDLAEDETEEAKKEKEQKAEEIKPLLDRMKAVLEEQVTDVTSTDRLTNSPACLVVGEYDMGLQMRRLLEQAGQAMPESKPSLEINPDHPIVVKMDSEADEERFSDMAWLLFEQATLSEGGQLDDPASFVSRMNKLIVQLSQ; encoded by the coding sequence ATGGCAACAGAAACTCAAAAAGAAACGTTAGGATTCCAAACTGAAGTGAAACAATTGCTTCACTTGATGATCCACTCTTTATACTCGAACAAAGAAATATTTTTACGAGAGCTGATCTCTAACGCATCTGATGCTGTAGACAAACTACGCTTTGAGTCGGTATCAAACGCAGACTTACTATCCGAAGATCCTAATCTACGCGTTCGTTTAGAATTTGATAACGAAGCGGGTACGGTTATCATCGATGATAACGGTATTGGTATGAATCGCGATGATGCAATCAATAACCTAGGTACGATCGCTAAATCTGGAACCGCTCAATTTCTTGAACAGCTTAGCGGCGACCAGAAAAAAGACAGTCAGTTGATCGGACAGTTCGGTGTTGGTTTTTACTCTGCCTTTATCGTTGCAGACAAAGTAACGGTAGAAACGCGTAAAGCAGGCGCAGCGACGGATGAAGCTGTACGTTGGGAATCCAGCGGTGATGGCGACTTTACGATCGAAGCGATTGAAAAAGAAACACGCGGTACACGCATTACGCTGCATTTAAAAGCAGACGAAAAAGATTTCGCGGATAACTACCGTTTACGTTCTTTGGTTACCAAGTACTCTGATCACATTTCTATTCCAGTTGAAATGGAAAAAGTGGTTTATCCAGAAATGGACGAAGAGGGTAACCCAAAACCTGTTGATGAAAACCAAGCGGTCGAGTTTGAAGCTGTTAACTCAGCAAAAGCGCTTTGGACTCGTGCTCGTAGCGAAGTGTCTGACGAAGAATACTCTGAGTTCTACAAGCATGTATCGCATGACTTTCAAGATCCTATCAAGTGGTCGCATAACAAAGTTGAAGGTAAGCTTGAGTACACAAGCTTGCTATACGTTCCTTCAAAAGCGCCGCATGATCTTTGGAACCGTGATATGCAGCGCGGTTTGAAGCTTTATGTTCAACGCGTCTTTATCATGGACGAAGCAGAAGCATTCCTACCACCTTACATGCGTTTCGTTAAAGGTGTGGTTGATTCTAACGACTTGTCACTGAACGTTTCTCGCGAAATCCTTCAGAATGACAAAGCGGTCGACTCTATGCGTTCAGCGTTGACTAAGCGTGTATTAGACATGTTGTCTAAAATGGCTAAAAATGAGTCAGAAAAATATCAAACGTTCTGGGATGAGTTCGGTAACGTACTGAAAGAAGGGCCTGCTGACGACTTTGGTAACAAAGACAAAATCGCCCAGTTGCTTCGCTTTAGTACGACGCACACTGATAAAGCAGAGCAAACTGAGTCTCTAGCGGGTTATGTTGAGCGTATGTCAGAAGGTCAGGATAAGATCTACTACATCTACGCTGAAAACCACAACACAGCGAAGAACAGCCCTCACCTAGAGATTTTGCGTAAGAAAGGCTTTGAGGTTCTGTTGCTAAGTGACCGTATTGACGAATGGATGATGTCCTCTCTGCAAGAGTTTGATGGCAAAAAATTCCAAGACGTTACAAAAGGTAAGCTTGATCTAGCAGAAGACGAAACAGAAGAAGCGAAGAAAGAAAAAGAACAGAAGGCAGAAGAAATCAAGCCACTGTTAGATCGCATGAAAGCTGTTTTAGAAGAGCAAGTAACCGACGTGACGTCCACTGATCGTCTAACCAACTCACCAGCGTGTTTGGTTGTTGGTGAGTACGACATGGGTCTACAAATGCGCCGTCTACTTGAGCAAGCAGGTCAAGCAATGCCTGAGTCTAAGCCAAGTTTAGAGATTAACCCTGATCACCCGATCGTGGTTAAAATGGACTCGGAAGCAGATGAAGAGCGTTTTTCAGACATGGCTTGGTTGCTGTTTGAGCAAGCGACGCTATCAGAAGGCGGTCAATTAGATGATCCAGCTTCATTTGTATCTCGCATGAACAAGCTTATTGTTCAATTAAGCCAGTAG
- a CDS encoding ArsR/SmtB family transcription factor: protein MTDSNLSMDDMLARAAEAAGFMKALGNERRLIILCNLVDQELSVSGLNKRLPLSQSALSQHLAVLRKDGLVTTRRDSQTIYYSIGDERVKQLMQTLYALFCKE, encoded by the coding sequence ATGACAGATAGCAACTTATCCATGGATGATATGCTTGCTCGCGCAGCGGAAGCAGCGGGCTTTATGAAGGCATTGGGAAATGAACGACGTTTGATCATCTTATGTAATCTAGTAGATCAAGAACTGTCCGTAAGTGGCCTAAACAAACGATTGCCCTTAAGCCAATCCGCGCTTTCTCAGCACTTGGCCGTTTTGAGAAAAGATGGTTTGGTCACGACACGTCGCGATTCGCAAACCATCTACTATTCCATCGGGGATGAGCGAGTAAAGCAACTCATGCAGACTCTATATGCCCTATTCTGCAAAGAGTAA
- a CDS encoding DNA ligase, translating into MKVSRLVGLMSLLLPCCLFAQDVQLAKVYREGVPVSEYYVSEKYDGIRAIWNGHRLLTKNGHEIHAPDWFTHDLPDVWLDGELWSNRNDYRFVASTVLDKTPEEAAWRKITYMVFDAPDYSRPFSERWHIYGELVASLKLNHVQAVQQRELESKEDLYILLEEITNMDGEGLILHKKSALFASGRSGNLLKFKRFEDAEASVVSVLPGKGKFKNMMGALLVEMPTGQRFKIGTGFTNVQRMNPPRVGDRVTYKYFGFTGTGLPRFASFLRVRPQE; encoded by the coding sequence ATGAAAGTGTCCCGTCTCGTAGGCTTAATGAGTCTACTGCTTCCTTGTTGTTTGTTTGCCCAAGACGTACAGCTTGCAAAAGTGTACCGAGAAGGCGTTCCCGTCTCTGAATATTATGTCAGCGAAAAATACGACGGTATCCGCGCCATTTGGAACGGTCACCGTTTGCTCACTAAAAATGGTCATGAAATACACGCTCCCGATTGGTTTACTCACGATTTGCCAGATGTTTGGCTAGATGGGGAACTTTGGAGCAATCGAAATGACTATAGATTTGTAGCATCGACAGTTTTAGACAAAACACCAGAAGAGGCGGCATGGCGCAAGATCACGTACATGGTTTTCGACGCACCAGATTATTCGCGTCCTTTTAGTGAGCGCTGGCACATATACGGCGAATTAGTCGCGTCGCTTAAGCTGAACCATGTTCAAGCGGTACAACAACGAGAGCTTGAATCGAAAGAGGATCTTTACATATTACTCGAAGAAATAACTAATATGGACGGAGAGGGCCTAATTTTACACAAAAAGTCTGCTTTATTTGCATCGGGTCGATCTGGAAACTTGCTAAAATTTAAGAGATTTGAAGACGCGGAGGCCTCCGTGGTTTCCGTATTACCAGGAAAAGGAAAGTTCAAGAATATGATGGGAGCGTTACTGGTTGAAATGCCAACAGGCCAACGTTTTAAAATTGGGACAGGTTTTACTAATGTTCAACGTATGAATCCCCCAAGAGTAGGTGATCGAGTTACCTACAAGTATTTTGGGTTTACAGGGACAGGCTTGCCGCGTTTTGCGAGCTTTTTGCGTGTAAGGCCTCAAGAGTAA
- the gorA gene encoding glutathione-disulfide reductase, with product MSYQYDLFVIGAGSGGVRASRVAASKGYKVAVAESSALGGTCVNIGCVPKKLFVYGAEFSHIAKDAKGYGWSFSQPSFDWKTLRDNKTKEIERLNGIYGNLLRSPGVEIIEGHGKLIDAHTVEVAGNTYTAERILIAVGATPFVPNFPGNEHVVVSDNMFYLDELPSKALVVGGGYIAVEFAGILKGLGVDVSLAYRGDQLLRGFDSDVRAFASQEYVKSGVDVRLNTDVASIADQDGSKLVTFKDGKTENFGLVLYATGRVPNTANLGLAEIGVKMSGKGAIEINNNYQSNVESVYAIGDVTDNIQLTPVAIKEAMALLDYWFEGKDVQFDYDNIPTAVFSQPQIGTVGLSEDEADSKGLDIRVYQTDFKAMKNTLSGSESRSFMKLIVNNENDEVIGAHMVGDYAGEIIQGLGIAIKAGATKEHFDSTIGVHPTSAEEFVTFSANALKKR from the coding sequence ATGTCTTATCAGTACGATCTGTTCGTTATTGGTGCTGGTTCTGGTGGAGTTCGAGCAAGTCGTGTTGCTGCTTCCAAAGGATACAAAGTGGCGGTTGCAGAGTCGTCTGCCTTAGGTGGGACTTGCGTAAACATCGGCTGCGTCCCTAAAAAGCTGTTTGTTTATGGCGCGGAATTTTCTCATATTGCGAAAGACGCGAAAGGGTATGGTTGGTCTTTCTCTCAACCGTCTTTTGATTGGAAGACATTGCGTGATAACAAAACCAAAGAAATTGAACGATTAAATGGTATATACGGTAATTTACTCCGTTCTCCTGGTGTTGAGATTATCGAAGGGCACGGCAAGCTGATCGACGCACACACAGTCGAAGTTGCTGGTAACACGTATACCGCAGAACGTATTCTAATCGCGGTGGGCGCGACGCCATTCGTACCGAACTTCCCAGGTAACGAGCATGTTGTTGTCTCCGACAATATGTTTTACCTAGACGAATTGCCGTCAAAAGCATTGGTTGTCGGTGGTGGTTATATTGCAGTCGAGTTTGCTGGCATTTTAAAAGGTCTTGGAGTGGATGTCTCATTGGCTTATCGAGGCGATCAACTGCTTAGAGGGTTTGACTCTGACGTGCGTGCTTTCGCATCACAAGAGTATGTGAAGTCCGGTGTTGATGTTCGCTTAAATACCGATGTTGCAAGCATTGCCGATCAAGATGGGTCCAAACTGGTGACCTTTAAAGACGGTAAAACCGAAAACTTTGGCCTTGTGTTGTATGCGACGGGCCGTGTTCCAAATACTGCGAATCTTGGATTGGCCGAAATCGGCGTGAAGATGTCTGGAAAAGGGGCGATCGAGATAAACAATAATTACCAATCGAACGTCGAAAGTGTCTACGCCATTGGTGACGTGACAGACAATATTCAACTAACGCCAGTGGCAATCAAAGAAGCAATGGCTTTGCTGGATTACTGGTTCGAAGGCAAAGACGTTCAGTTTGACTACGACAATATTCCGACTGCCGTTTTCAGTCAGCCTCAAATTGGCACAGTGGGTCTAAGCGAAGACGAAGCGGACAGCAAAGGGTTAGATATTCGTGTGTATCAGACCGATTTCAAGGCCATGAAGAACACGTTAAGTGGCAGTGAAAGTCGCTCCTTTATGAAGCTTATTGTGAACAATGAAAATGACGAGGTAATCGGTGCGCATATGGTAGGTGATTACGCCGGTGAAATCATTCAAGGTTTGGGGATCGCGATTAAAGCGGGCGCGACCAAAGAGCATTTTGATTCGACCATTGGTGTTCATCCAACAAGTGCTGAAGAGTTTGTTACCTTTTCTGCGAACGCACTAAAAAAACGTTAG
- the xthA gene encoding exodeoxyribonuclease III — protein sequence MKVISFNINGLRARPHQIAALVEKHQPDVIGLQEIKVHDDAFPKEIPEEHSYHAYYYGQKSHYGVAIFSKQPATSVEYGFPTDEEDAQRRMIIATFDTENGPVKVINGYFPQGESRDHETKFPAKRKFYADLMAYLASHSKDEKIIVMGDVNISPTDLDIGIGEKNAKRWLKTGKCSFLPEEREWFDALLDWGFVDTYRSQNPESNELFSWFDYRSKGFEDTPKRGLRIDVILASNGLINQLEATGIDYDIRGIEKPSDHAPIWASFS from the coding sequence ATGAAAGTTATCTCTTTTAATATCAACGGACTAAGAGCACGTCCCCATCAAATCGCAGCACTGGTCGAAAAGCATCAACCCGATGTGATTGGTTTACAAGAAATCAAGGTACATGACGACGCATTTCCAAAGGAAATACCGGAAGAGCACAGTTACCACGCCTATTATTACGGTCAAAAATCACACTATGGCGTTGCTATATTTAGTAAGCAACCCGCAACAAGCGTCGAGTACGGTTTCCCTACAGACGAAGAAGACGCACAACGTCGTATGATCATTGCAACCTTCGACACTGAAAATGGTCCGGTTAAAGTAATTAACGGATACTTTCCTCAAGGTGAAAGTCGCGACCATGAAACGAAGTTTCCTGCTAAGCGTAAATTTTATGCTGATCTAATGGCCTACCTTGCCAGTCACTCAAAGGATGAGAAAATCATCGTAATGGGGGATGTTAATATTTCACCAACGGATCTCGACATCGGTATCGGTGAGAAAAATGCAAAACGCTGGCTTAAAACCGGAAAATGCAGTTTCTTACCCGAAGAAAGAGAATGGTTCGACGCACTCCTCGACTGGGGATTTGTTGATACCTATCGATCTCAAAATCCAGAGAGCAACGAACTGTTTAGCTGGTTTGACTATCGATCTAAAGGATTTGAAGACACGCCTAAGCGCGGACTAAGAATTGATGTTATCCTAGCCAGCAATGGATTGATTAATCAGTTAGAAGCAACGGGTATAGACTACGATATACGCGGTATTGAAAAGCCTTCCGATCACGCACCGATTTGGGCGAGTTTTTCTTAA
- a CDS encoding O-methyltransferase: MLPNFPKPVSEENRPVNRTVKVDDTLYDYLIDHSVREPEVLDALRRETAQYHMARMALSPEVGQFLGMLVSLVNPKKVLEIGVFTGYSTISIARYLSKDATMLAVDKKQMWLDIANRYLEQAEIKADVKTVCANAVEVMQDLVKTESGTYDFLFIDADKANLMAYYTMGIQLLSSGGCLIIDNTLWWGNVANAEFDDKDTVAVRALNDYIHSDADVTLSQLPIGDGLTIVRKQ, translated from the coding sequence ATGCTTCCTAATTTTCCAAAACCTGTTTCTGAAGAAAACCGTCCTGTAAATCGCACGGTTAAAGTGGACGACACTTTGTATGACTATTTGATTGATCATTCGGTCCGTGAACCCGAAGTGTTAGACGCATTGCGTCGCGAAACGGCTCAGTATCATATGGCTCGTATGGCGTTGTCGCCAGAAGTAGGGCAGTTTTTAGGCATGCTTGTGTCATTGGTTAATCCAAAAAAGGTGTTGGAAATAGGTGTGTTTACAGGGTATAGCACGATTTCGATAGCAAGGTATTTGTCTAAAGACGCAACTATGTTAGCCGTTGATAAGAAGCAAATGTGGTTGGACATCGCTAATCGATACCTTGAGCAAGCAGAGATTAAAGCGGATGTGAAAACCGTATGCGCAAACGCGGTTGAAGTCATGCAAGACCTCGTTAAAACAGAGTCAGGAACGTATGATTTTCTCTTTATCGATGCAGATAAAGCCAATTTAATGGCTTATTACACAATGGGGATACAGTTGTTGTCATCTGGAGGTTGCCTCATTATTGACAATACACTTTGGTGGGGCAACGTTGCGAACGCTGAGTTTGACGATAAAGATACGGTCGCAGTTAGAGCATTAAATGATTATATTCACTCTGACGCTGATGTTACCTTGTCCCAGTTGCCGATTGGCGATGGTTTAACCATAGTGCGTAAGCAATAG
- a CDS encoding DUF599 domain-containing protein — protein METETASRLLDPLNIATIIVFFTCWWGYSFYAQYNSKRKSCLVSVLHQFRLAWMTRLLRRDNRIADASVMANLERSSLFFASSSLLIIAGLFTAFNYSEKAVGIIADFYLLAPNSQQEWEMKVIMLIVIFVYAFFTFTWSVRQYNFCSVLVGSAPLATERGIDESERQSYATHMARVCSLAANQFNYGLRAYYFAMAFCGWFLGPYFCMASSVMVVLVLYRREFRSKTFKTLNRGLVINNHAS, from the coding sequence ATGGAAACCGAAACGGCTTCTCGTCTTTTAGATCCGCTCAATATTGCCACTATCATCGTGTTTTTTACGTGTTGGTGGGGGTACTCATTTTACGCACAATACAATTCAAAACGTAAATCCTGCTTGGTCAGTGTATTACACCAATTTCGACTGGCTTGGATGACGCGTTTGCTAAGGCGAGATAATCGCATCGCCGATGCCTCTGTGATGGCGAATTTAGAACGAAGTAGCTTGTTTTTTGCGTCCAGTAGCTTGCTTATCATTGCTGGCCTTTTTACTGCGTTTAATTATTCCGAAAAAGCCGTTGGGATTATTGCTGATTTTTACTTGCTGGCGCCGAACAGTCAGCAAGAATGGGAGATGAAGGTTATCATGTTGATCGTCATCTTTGTCTACGCCTTTTTCACATTTACGTGGTCTGTGCGGCAATACAATTTCTGTTCGGTTCTGGTGGGCAGTGCGCCGCTTGCGACTGAACGGGGCATAGACGAAAGCGAGAGACAGTCTTACGCGACGCATATGGCGCGTGTATGTAGCTTAGCCGCGAACCAATTCAACTACGGTTTACGAGCGTATTATTTCGCAATGGCATTTTGCGGTTGGTTTCTCGGTCCTTATTTTTGCATGGCATCGAGCGTCATGGTGGTGCTGGTGTTGTATCGCAGAGAATTTCGTTCTAAAACGTTTAAAACCTTAAATCGAGGCCTAGTAATAAACAACCATGCTTCCTAA